The sequence TAAGTCTTGCATCAACTTAAAGCTAGGTTCGTTGATGCTATGCTCTGTGAGCATATCATCAAGCATCTGCAACCAGAGCTTAGCTGTCATCTCTGAGTCGGCTAATGCCCGGTGAAATACACCATCATTTTCAATTTGTTTATATTCAACCAGGCCACCGAGTTTATGATTCGGGGCGGCTTGATATAGACGACGAGCTATCAACATTGAACAAGCAAATTCCCCTCCATAACTTAAATTAATTGCATCGAGCTCAGCATCTAAAAAACGCTGATCGAAGGAGGCATTATGTGCCACCAGGTTATGGTCGCCGATGAAGTCGGCGAAGCGTGGCATTACTTCTTCACACGGAGCAGCATTGGCCAACATAGTATTCGAAATACCAGTATAACCTTCGATAAACCCACTGACACGAAAGCCTGGGTTCATCAGTTCCTGAAATGTATCGACGACTATGCCGTTTTCTATTCTTACTGCGCCAATCTCTATGGCTCTATCTCCTTGGTTAGGGGAGAGGCCTGTGGTCTCGAAATCGAGGATGATGACTGAGTCGGCTGCTGGGGAGCTCATTTTACGTTTATACCTATTATTTTGCTGAATACAACGCCCATTTATTCCAATTTTTTGTGGTAAAGGTATAAATGTACATAGGTGCTCTAAACACAAAAGCCCGCGAGTTGAATCGCGGGCTTTTCGTGTTTAGAAAGTGCTTAAAAAGTAATATTACTTCTTAGCTTCAGCTGCTTTTCTTTCTTTAACCTCAGCGACAACTTTTTCAGCAACGTTGTTTGGACACTGACTGTAGTGAGAGAACTCCATAGAGAACTGACCACGGCCTGATGTCATAGTACGTAGTGTACTGA is a genomic window of Shewanella psychrophila containing:
- a CDS encoding PolC-type DNA polymerase III, which codes for MSSPAADSVIILDFETTGLSPNQGDRAIEIGAVRIENGIVVDTFQELMNPGFRVSGFIEGYTGISNTMLANAAPCEEVMPRFADFIGDHNLVAHNASFDQRFLDAELDAINLSYGGEFACSMLIARRLYQAAPNHKLGGLVEYKQIENDGVFHRALADSEMTAKLWLQMLDDMLTEHSINEPSFKLMQDLSRKPKAQVNRFLSMVG